A portion of the Stigmatella aurantiaca DW4/3-1 genome contains these proteins:
- a CDS encoding FAD-dependent oxidoreductase, with protein MKDSFDIIVIGGGSIGLAAAHYASREGRKVLVLERFGYFNDKGASSGAERQFRIQYNEKEISQWVLDSIPLWEELQSEYSVELLKTVGCLWFGNPKVTGAEGQIEAVTRVMRELNVPYEALGVREIEDRFGFNELPPAYSGFFQRHGAAIHVQATLKTLHRSCTESGRVTLKSRITVRRLESNPDGVTVETDQGVYHGARLVVTAGPYVNEVLSLLGVQLDLVIWEMVGAYFRQIDPAVKFPTWISFDEKSGDDPMLYYGFPETDWAHSGHYVRVAANYPVRTFRDVREYKQAAEPQCVKKISNWVKRHMKGLDPKPHFASACMCALVTEPENEWVLRREIIMDFAPEAVPHHRNVVVCASGWNYKIVPLLGKICTDLALRGVSPYDLSKLRLAEDVMAQSAR; from the coding sequence ATGAAGGATTCTTTTGACATCATCGTCATCGGTGGCGGTTCCATCGGCCTGGCTGCCGCGCACTACGCTTCCCGCGAGGGGAGAAAGGTGCTCGTTCTCGAGCGCTTCGGCTATTTCAACGACAAGGGCGCCTCGAGCGGGGCCGAGCGCCAGTTCCGCATCCAATACAATGAAAAAGAGATCTCGCAATGGGTCCTCGACTCCATCCCGCTGTGGGAGGAACTGCAATCCGAGTATTCCGTCGAGCTGCTCAAGACCGTGGGCTGTTTGTGGTTCGGCAATCCGAAGGTCACAGGGGCTGAAGGCCAAATCGAAGCCGTGACTCGAGTCATGCGCGAACTCAACGTCCCCTACGAGGCGCTTGGCGTTCGCGAGATCGAAGACCGCTTCGGCTTCAATGAATTACCGCCGGCCTACAGTGGCTTCTTCCAGCGGCATGGCGCCGCCATCCATGTGCAGGCGACGCTGAAGACCCTCCACCGGAGCTGTACCGAGAGCGGAAGGGTGACGCTCAAGAGCCGAATCACGGTCCGGCGGCTTGAATCGAATCCAGATGGAGTCACGGTAGAGACGGATCAAGGTGTCTACCATGGCGCCAGGCTGGTCGTGACCGCTGGCCCCTACGTCAACGAGGTGTTGTCGTTGCTCGGTGTTCAGCTTGATCTCGTGATCTGGGAGATGGTGGGAGCGTATTTCAGGCAGATCGATCCTGCGGTGAAGTTCCCCACCTGGATTTCGTTCGACGAGAAATCCGGCGACGATCCCATGCTCTATTACGGATTTCCCGAAACCGATTGGGCCCATTCCGGTCACTACGTACGAGTGGCGGCCAATTACCCGGTGAGGACATTTCGCGACGTCCGTGAATACAAGCAAGCCGCAGAGCCTCAGTGCGTCAAAAAGATCAGCAACTGGGTGAAGCGTCATATGAAAGGGCTCGATCCGAAGCCCCATTTCGCTTCGGCCTGCATGTGCGCGCTGGTGACCGAGCCAGAGAACGAATGGGTCCTTCGTCGCGAGATCATCATGGATTTCGCACCCGAAGCGGTTCCGCACCACCGAAACGTCGTCGTCTGCGCTTCGGGGTGGAACTACAAGATTGTGCCCCTCCTGGGGAAGATCTGCACGGATCTCGCGCTCCGTGGAGTAAGTCCATACGACCTCTCGAAGCTGAGACTTGCTGAGGATGTCATGGCGCAGTCTGCGCGCTGA
- a CDS encoding winged helix-turn-helix domain-containing protein: MRPARSPAELGLTAHDKRKLKRALRQARDARHFRRLLAITLIAEGKGTSPEKVGWASHGWTVPLLCTHLQRQGFEVSARTLRRRLHEAGLAWKRPHYVYATAAPHPGQKKGGSFAV, translated from the coding sequence ATGCGACCGGCAAGGAGCCCTGCCGAACTGGGGCTGACAGCACACGACAAGCGGAAGCTGAAGCGGGCTCTGCGGCAGGCACGCGATGCCCGCCACTTCCGTCGCCTTCTGGCCATCACGCTCATCGCCGAGGGCAAAGGCACCAGCCCAGAGAAGGTGGGCTGGGCAAGCCATGGCTGGACGGTGCCGCTCCTGTGCACGCACCTGCAGCGCCAAGGTTTCGAGGTGTCCGCCCGCACGCTGCGCCGTCGGCTGCATGAGGCGGGCCTGGCGTGGAAGCGGCCCCACTACGTGTACGCGACAGCGGCGCCTCACCCGGGGCAGAAAAAGGGGGGCTCGTTCGCCGTCTGA
- a CDS encoding serine/threonine protein kinase, translating to MTATLFRLPSGSVVDGWHVLRELGNGGFAVVYLVEKNGKPHALKVARHREASGDDKQTHARMVREATTLLMLDHPNIIRHRGYGYAETGNMYVALEYVDGWTLAEWKERKHPTIHEILRVFVKLASALSYMHERGVLHRDLKLVNVLIRKSDGEPIIIDFGCATYSMAEDLTEEGLPPGTERFRAPEQFKFLREHKNEHRARYAFRVADEIFAFGVMLYELLADPRPAEHRPRIALNNPMMPPPPVRAVNPRIPLVLSELVERILSRDPSKRPVDTDALRRELEEHLEHSGAEYMVPAHAPSEQWPSEPSGVGGPSVVPSNGPTPPKRATKTLAAGAALVMALTAAVTFWRVSGDVASQILDHSAPPMTSPLDMSLPSPAPMALLPATDAGQKEGSTVKMPTPEVLIQGRPTRVRNKVSAAECAALSLVAALAAGCPSSQIRPESFTCPDGAVRAMVNDLHWRRFDQFILTLDDRHDGDDQIWFTPGSDVVGVVPKVKGLNRRQYEVAPPGTRFYGKVYYLSDKMGRADGPALVVRYDRVKLPGQDEQPICFVVEGRSYGFKDGRVLASNTNGGTVVDRWP from the coding sequence ATGACAGCGACTCTGTTCAGGCTGCCGTCTGGCTCTGTTGTTGACGGTTGGCACGTTTTAAGGGAACTCGGCAACGGTGGGTTTGCCGTCGTCTATCTGGTGGAGAAGAACGGCAAGCCGCATGCGCTCAAGGTGGCGCGCCATCGCGAAGCCAGCGGGGATGACAAGCAGACGCATGCCCGGATGGTGCGTGAGGCGACAACCCTCCTCATGTTGGACCATCCCAACATCATCCGGCACAGGGGGTATGGCTATGCGGAAACGGGCAATATGTATGTCGCGTTGGAATACGTGGACGGCTGGACGCTGGCGGAGTGGAAGGAGCGCAAGCACCCCACGATCCATGAAATCTTACGAGTCTTCGTCAAGCTCGCTTCCGCATTGTCGTACATGCATGAGCGGGGTGTACTTCATCGGGATTTGAAGCTGGTCAACGTCCTGATCCGGAAGAGCGATGGGGAGCCCATCATCATCGACTTCGGCTGCGCGACCTACTCGATGGCCGAAGACCTGACAGAAGAAGGTTTGCCACCGGGGACAGAGCGCTTCCGAGCACCCGAGCAGTTCAAGTTCCTGCGGGAACACAAGAACGAGCACCGGGCACGGTATGCATTCAGGGTGGCCGACGAGATATTCGCGTTTGGAGTCATGCTCTACGAACTGCTGGCGGACCCGCGACCGGCGGAACATCGGCCGCGCATCGCCCTGAACAACCCCATGATGCCACCTCCTCCGGTACGGGCGGTGAATCCCCGGATACCCTTGGTGCTCAGCGAGTTGGTCGAGAGGATTCTTTCTCGGGACCCCTCCAAGCGCCCGGTGGACACCGATGCCCTCCGTCGCGAGTTGGAAGAGCACCTCGAGCACTCGGGGGCCGAGTACATGGTGCCCGCCCATGCCCCCTCGGAACAGTGGCCGTCCGAGCCTTCCGGGGTTGGGGGACCTTCTGTGGTGCCTTCCAACGGCCCTACGCCGCCCAAGAGGGCCACGAAGACGCTCGCCGCAGGTGCCGCACTGGTGATGGCCCTGACCGCGGCTGTGACCTTCTGGCGCGTTTCTGGAGACGTTGCCTCCCAGATTCTGGACCATTCCGCACCGCCGATGACCTCCCCCCTTGATATGTCCCTCCCGAGTCCCGCGCCGATGGCCCTCCTCCCGGCGACGGACGCTGGCCAGAAGGAAGGTTCAACCGTGAAGATGCCGACACCTGAAGTCCTGATTCAAGGACGCCCCACGCGCGTGCGAAACAAGGTCAGTGCTGCAGAATGCGCGGCGCTGTCCCTCGTTGCGGCACTGGCTGCGGGCTGCCCCAGTTCTCAGATCCGGCCCGAGTCCTTCACCTGTCCGGACGGCGCTGTGCGTGCCATGGTGAATGACCTTCACTGGAGACGCTTCGACCAATTCATACTCACTCTCGACGACCGGCACGACGGGGATGACCAGATCTGGTTCACCCCCGGCTCAGATGTGGTGGGGGTCGTCCCGAAGGTGAAGGGGCTCAACCGGAGGCAGTATGAAGTGGCTCCGCCTGGGACCCGCTTCTACGGGAAGGTTTACTACCTCTCTGACAAGATGGGCCGCGCGGACGGGCCGGCGCTGGTGGTGCGGTACGACCGCGTGAAGCTCCCTGGGCAGGACGAGCAACCCATCTGCTTCGTCGTCGAGGGGCGCTCCTACGGGTTCAAAGACGGTCGCGTACTGGCCAGCAACACCAACGGCGGCACCGTTGTAGACCGCTGGCCTTGA
- a CDS encoding DUF2381 family protein, with protein sequence MIQPLRWALALALLWGTAARAEPAHGGRIERTRAVTVTANPAEPLPVVRVARGTPTLLLFSAPIQKKSLTFDESRIRVLDAGELSVIVQAVTDLKEGERHEIGVFFADGRAPSRAAFVLVTDPFDVDTRIDVQRPESPAAPCPNEAQPRVPLPEDFVLLGYVDREGVLVVPIKDVEDKAQGLKATSGLFYRGQGWSLVSLQIKNQPTQPRWAPREATFTGTRGPSLQARLVVEGEGVIAPGEFAQVLAVVDAPMLNTDTHFTLELRGDDGRSLRVPDMRFPKYGMGGEK encoded by the coding sequence TTGATCCAACCGCTTAGATGGGCCCTGGCGCTCGCGCTCCTCTGGGGAACTGCGGCACGAGCCGAGCCCGCGCATGGGGGGCGCATCGAGCGCACGCGCGCTGTCACCGTCACCGCCAATCCCGCCGAGCCGCTGCCCGTGGTCCGCGTGGCGCGCGGCACGCCGACCTTGCTTCTGTTCTCGGCGCCGATCCAGAAGAAGAGCCTCACCTTCGACGAGTCCCGGATCCGCGTGCTGGACGCTGGGGAGCTTTCGGTGATCGTTCAAGCCGTGACGGACCTCAAGGAAGGCGAGCGCCACGAGATCGGGGTCTTCTTCGCCGATGGAAGGGCGCCGTCGCGGGCCGCCTTCGTGCTCGTCACCGACCCCTTCGATGTGGACACCCGGATCGACGTGCAGCGCCCCGAGTCACCCGCCGCGCCTTGCCCAAACGAAGCTCAGCCCCGCGTGCCGCTCCCGGAGGATTTCGTATTGCTCGGCTATGTGGATAGAGAGGGCGTGTTGGTGGTGCCCATCAAGGATGTTGAGGATAAGGCTCAGGGCCTTAAAGCAACTTCGGGGCTCTTCTATCGCGGTCAGGGTTGGTCACTGGTGTCGCTGCAGATTAAGAATCAGCCCACACAGCCCAGGTGGGCACCGCGAGAGGCAACGTTTACGGGAACACGAGGACCGTCGCTTCAAGCGCGGCTGGTGGTGGAAGGTGAAGGCGTGATCGCGCCGGGCGAATTTGCGCAAGTGCTTGCTGTGGTGGACGCCCCCATGTTGAACACTGACACTCACTTTACGCTTGAACTGCGTGGGGACGATGGCCGCAGTCTTCGGGTTCCGGACATGCGCTTCCCGAAGTATGGAATGGGAGGAGAAAAATGA
- a CDS encoding alpha/beta hydrolase, which translates to MRNVLLLLAATAGLSTALAAQSLKRPSIPIWPGAIPDAKPAAGPEADITTAEDELIAGKPVIRLSNVSTPTLTIYTPKGKNTGAAIVVFPGGGYQILAMDLEGTEVCDWLVKAGITCALLKYRVPGSGPYPQSSTALADAQRAMGIVRQHAAKWRIDPRRVGVLGFSAGGHLAAALSTHSEQRLYPPIDAADRESCRPDFAVIIYPGYLALADQNFAANPGIHVTANTPPAFIVQAEDDPVHVENATVYFHALKNAKVPAEMHLYAEGGHGYGLRRNRFPITTWPQTVETWLHTIGVLQ; encoded by the coding sequence ATGCGCAACGTTCTGCTGCTCCTCGCCGCTACCGCCGGACTCTCCACTGCGCTTGCCGCCCAGAGCCTGAAGCGCCCCAGCATCCCCATCTGGCCTGGCGCGATACCTGACGCCAAGCCGGCCGCAGGCCCCGAAGCCGACATCACCACGGCCGAGGATGAGTTGATTGCAGGCAAACCGGTCATCCGTTTGAGCAACGTCTCCACGCCGACGCTGACGATCTACACGCCGAAAGGCAAAAACACTGGCGCGGCGATCGTGGTTTTTCCCGGCGGTGGCTATCAGATCCTCGCCATGGATCTCGAAGGCACCGAGGTCTGCGATTGGCTCGTCAAGGCGGGCATCACCTGCGCGCTGCTGAAGTACCGCGTGCCCGGCTCCGGCCCGTATCCTCAGTCATCCACCGCGCTCGCGGATGCGCAGCGCGCCATGGGCATCGTCCGCCAGCACGCCGCCAAGTGGCGCATTGACCCACGCCGCGTCGGCGTCCTCGGGTTCTCCGCCGGAGGACACCTCGCCGCAGCCCTCAGCACGCACTCCGAGCAGCGCCTCTATCCGCCCATCGACGCCGCCGACCGCGAGAGCTGCCGCCCCGACTTCGCCGTCATCATCTATCCCGGCTATCTCGCGCTCGCGGACCAGAACTTCGCTGCCAACCCCGGCATCCACGTCACGGCCAACACCCCGCCGGCCTTCATCGTGCAAGCCGAAGACGACCCGGTACACGTAGAAAACGCCACCGTCTATTTTCACGCGTTGAAGAACGCCAAAGTCCCCGCCGAAATGCACCTCTACGCCGAGGGAGGCCATGGCTACGGCCTCCGCCGAAACCGATTTCCCATCACCACCTGGCCCCAAACCGTAGAAACCTGGCTGCACACGATCGGTGTGTTGCAGTAG
- a CDS encoding cellulose binding domain-containing protein, with protein sequence MKTTWKPCLLAAMALAMPLGESLAGTADFTVQYQNYNASGPNDSIIEAGIQLKNNTTAAIPLSTVVVRYWFTKDGATTVAPACWWWNTAACPGISLVTGSVSATGADQYVEVRFTSAAGSLAAGASTAPIDLGITFGGAAVNETDDYSYGNQTSLAAWSRISVHDAGAAPTGGLRGGTPPSGGTTPPPTVAAEFFDDFTYTGPGDAAFSNLWTVRTYAGGPGVGGAVWSASNVSMVSDGSNRLMRLQASTNGSVAGTSHAEVISKAQKFKFGTYSTRIKFRDTPLSGPRVFGDKYVETFFALTPYSSPSYSEQDYEYLPNGGWGQGNTPTMFLTSFDKNKTASPERKLNYSHDGWHTLVLHSTPSGNVYHIDGVQQASHTAQFAPLIHQFLDFQMWFIELGTTDGTPRTYFEEVDWVYFAKDTYLDTNAVNAKVASLRSASVARKDTVP encoded by the coding sequence ATGAAGACGACTTGGAAGCCGTGCCTGCTCGCCGCGATGGCGCTGGCCATGCCCCTGGGCGAGAGCCTCGCCGGGACGGCGGACTTCACCGTGCAGTACCAGAACTACAACGCCTCCGGACCCAACGACTCCATCATCGAGGCGGGCATCCAACTGAAAAACAACACCACGGCCGCCATTCCGCTGAGCACGGTCGTCGTGCGCTACTGGTTCACGAAGGACGGCGCCACGACGGTGGCGCCGGCGTGCTGGTGGTGGAACACGGCGGCTTGCCCGGGGATCTCGCTGGTTACCGGGAGCGTGTCCGCCACGGGCGCGGACCAGTATGTGGAGGTCCGCTTCACCAGTGCCGCCGGGAGCCTGGCGGCGGGGGCCTCGACCGCGCCGATCGATCTCGGCATCACCTTCGGGGGCGCCGCCGTCAACGAGACGGACGACTATTCGTACGGCAACCAGACGTCACTTGCCGCCTGGAGCCGCATCAGCGTGCACGACGCGGGGGCCGCGCCCACGGGAGGCCTGAGAGGGGGCACGCCCCCCTCTGGGGGGACGACGCCGCCGCCCACCGTCGCGGCCGAGTTCTTCGATGACTTCACCTACACAGGACCGGGGGACGCGGCGTTCTCCAACCTCTGGACGGTGCGGACGTATGCGGGCGGGCCCGGCGTGGGGGGGGCGGTTTGGTCCGCGAGCAACGTGTCGATGGTGAGCGATGGCTCCAACCGGCTGATGCGCCTGCAAGCGAGCACCAATGGGTCCGTGGCGGGGACCTCGCACGCGGAGGTCATCTCCAAGGCGCAGAAGTTCAAGTTCGGCACCTATTCGACCCGGATCAAGTTTCGCGACACGCCGCTGTCCGGCCCGCGCGTCTTCGGCGACAAGTACGTGGAGACTTTCTTCGCCCTCACGCCCTACAGCAGCCCCAGCTATTCGGAGCAGGACTACGAGTACCTGCCCAACGGCGGTTGGGGACAGGGCAACACCCCCACGATGTTCCTGACCTCGTTCGATAAGAACAAGACGGCCAGCCCGGAGCGCAAGCTCAACTACAGCCATGATGGCTGGCACACGCTCGTGCTGCACTCGACGCCTTCGGGGAATGTCTACCACATCGATGGTGTGCAGCAGGCCAGCCACACGGCGCAGTTTGCGCCGCTCATCCATCAGTTCCTCGATTTCCAGATGTGGTTCATCGAGCTGGGCACCACGGACGGTACCCCACGCACGTACTTCGAGGAGGTGGACTGGGTGTACTTCGCCAAGGACACATACCTGGACACCAACGCGGTCAACGCGAAGGTGGCCAGCTTGCGCAGTGCCTCCGTGGCGCGCAAGGACACGGTGCCCTGA
- a CDS encoding glycosyltransferase, whose amino-acid sequence MDKRIRLVEFTNTFHLGGGEVQFLELIRGLPRSRYDIQVLALEATGPLLPEVRKLGLEPETFPLGPSLVHPQTVRQMVRLAKWLKAQRVDLLHVHDFYTTLLAVPACRMARVPVVVGRLDLVHWHGRARHALLAAATHAANHAIANAEAVRRFMREREWFPAERVTVIRNGLRLEHFDARAVAGLESPLPSVPEGAPILTLVANMTHEVKRQEDFLEALTTVRRRHPQATAFLVGDGVRRPELEARARALGLAEAVHFLGHRTDVPAVLRRTTVGILCSRHEGLSNAVMEGMAAGLPMVVTDAGGNAELVADGERGFVVPPLSPLALAAAITRLLDEPALARRMGLAGRAFVESELTLERMVEAHDELFRRMTGFPSRDGTERSQAA is encoded by the coding sequence ATGGACAAGCGGATCCGGCTGGTGGAGTTCACCAATACGTTTCACCTGGGAGGCGGAGAGGTGCAGTTCCTGGAACTGATCCGGGGCCTTCCGCGCTCACGCTACGACATCCAGGTGCTCGCCCTCGAGGCCACGGGGCCGCTGTTGCCCGAGGTGCGCAAGCTGGGTCTGGAGCCTGAGACTTTTCCGCTCGGGCCTTCCCTCGTCCACCCGCAGACGGTCCGCCAGATGGTCCGCCTCGCAAAGTGGCTGAAGGCCCAGCGCGTGGATCTGCTCCACGTCCATGACTTCTATACGACCCTGCTGGCGGTACCGGCCTGCCGGATGGCCCGGGTGCCCGTCGTCGTGGGCCGGCTGGATCTCGTGCACTGGCACGGACGTGCGCGCCACGCCCTGCTGGCCGCCGCCACGCATGCGGCCAACCACGCCATCGCCAACGCCGAGGCCGTGCGGCGCTTCATGCGGGAGCGCGAGTGGTTTCCCGCGGAGCGCGTCACCGTCATCCGCAATGGGCTGCGCCTGGAGCACTTCGATGCGCGCGCGGTGGCAGGGCTCGAGAGCCCGCTGCCCAGCGTGCCCGAGGGCGCACCCATCCTCACGCTCGTGGCCAACATGACCCACGAGGTCAAACGCCAGGAAGACTTCCTCGAGGCGCTGACCACGGTGCGCCGGCGTCATCCTCAGGCAACGGCCTTCCTTGTGGGAGATGGGGTGCGGCGGCCCGAACTGGAGGCGCGCGCCCGCGCCCTGGGGCTGGCCGAGGCGGTCCACTTTCTGGGCCACCGCACGGACGTTCCGGCCGTGCTCCGCAGGACCACCGTGGGCATCCTCTGCTCCCGGCACGAGGGGCTGTCGAACGCCGTCATGGAAGGAATGGCCGCCGGTCTTCCCATGGTCGTGACCGATGCGGGGGGCAACGCGGAGCTCGTCGCGGATGGCGAGCGCGGCTTCGTGGTGCCGCCGCTCTCCCCCCTGGCCCTCGCGGCGGCCATCACCCGGCTGTTGGATGAACCGGCCCTGGCGCGGCGGATGGGGCTCGCGGGACGCGCCTTCGTGGAATCGGAGCTGACCCTGGAGCGGATGGTCGAGGCTCACGACGAACTGTTCCGCCGGATGACAGGCTTTCCGTCACGCGATGGAACCGAGCGCTCCCAAGCAGCCTGA
- a CDS encoding glycosyltransferase family 4 protein, translating into MGLRIAMLSAVFPPSVGGIQTHTLRLSQRLVAHGAQVVVLTRHHQGLPRREFVEGVEVLRLGQGDARREVATATYLADSLRVLVSRRDELDVMHAHQMLSPTSVGLLARKALGIPLVINPHACGPQGDVQYLRNAHWLAGGWRLDAARRWADAFVSISEPIREELRGSGIGEDRIWRIANGVDLDTFRPAGAEERQALRDPLGLPRGPVVTYSGRLAPEKGVDVLLEAWALLVRARPEATLVLLGNGPEEAALRRRVAQLGLGASVRPMGAVSDVPAWLRASDVFALASRTEGLPVALLEGMACALPAVATRVGGTPEVLDDGVHGRLVPSENPSALAEGLIEALAPGTGARWGAAARARVEARFSLDAIAHRLLQLYGGLVHERAGARSSAGTV; encoded by the coding sequence ATGGGGTTGCGAATCGCGATGCTGTCCGCTGTGTTTCCTCCGTCCGTGGGAGGAATCCAGACACACACCCTGCGGTTGTCTCAGCGGCTCGTGGCACACGGCGCGCAGGTGGTGGTGCTCACCCGCCATCACCAGGGGCTGCCCCGCCGGGAGTTCGTGGAGGGCGTCGAGGTGCTGCGCCTGGGGCAGGGGGATGCCCGCCGCGAGGTGGCCACCGCGACCTATCTGGCCGACAGCTTGCGGGTGCTGGTCTCCCGGCGTGACGAATTGGATGTGATGCACGCACACCAGATGCTCTCTCCCACCAGCGTTGGACTGCTGGCACGCAAGGCGCTCGGGATTCCCTTGGTCATCAACCCACATGCCTGCGGTCCCCAGGGAGACGTTCAATATTTGAGAAACGCCCACTGGCTCGCGGGCGGCTGGCGCCTCGATGCGGCGCGCCGGTGGGCGGATGCCTTCGTCAGCATCAGCGAGCCCATCCGGGAAGAGTTGAGGGGCTCGGGCATTGGAGAGGACCGCATCTGGCGCATCGCCAATGGCGTGGATCTGGACACCTTCCGTCCCGCAGGAGCCGAGGAGCGCCAGGCGCTGCGCGACCCGCTGGGGCTGCCACGCGGGCCCGTGGTCACCTACTCCGGGCGCCTGGCACCCGAAAAGGGGGTGGATGTGCTGCTGGAGGCTTGGGCGCTGCTCGTGCGCGCGCGCCCCGAGGCCACGCTGGTTCTGTTGGGAAATGGGCCCGAGGAGGCGGCCCTCCGGCGGCGCGTGGCGCAGCTCGGGCTGGGGGCCTCCGTGCGTCCGATGGGCGCGGTCTCCGATGTGCCGGCGTGGCTGCGCGCGAGCGATGTCTTCGCCCTGGCCTCGCGGACCGAGGGGCTGCCGGTGGCGCTCCTGGAGGGCATGGCGTGTGCGCTGCCCGCGGTGGCCACCCGCGTGGGTGGCACCCCGGAGGTGCTGGATGACGGCGTTCACGGGCGGCTCGTTCCGTCCGAGAACCCCAGCGCTTTGGCCGAGGGGCTGATCGAAGCGCTGGCGCCTGGCACGGGTGCGAGATGGGGCGCGGCCGCGCGCGCGAGGGTGGAGGCGCGCTTTTCGCTGGATGCCATCGCCCACCGCCTCTTGCAGCTCTATGGCGGGCTGGTTCACGAACGCGCCGGCGCCCGGTCCAGCGCAGGAACTGTCTGA